Proteins co-encoded in one Pseudophryne corroboree isolate aPseCor3 chromosome 1, aPseCor3.hap2, whole genome shotgun sequence genomic window:
- the LOC134890841 gene encoding jerky protein homolog, with protein MASADSSSDSSAAMPSKNSDGTGIKRKHKSISVQAKVEILRKLDRGVSVKKLCDTYGLGSSTVYDIKKHREKILQFFAESQSKKQMSIRKTMKSGKSTELDRVLLEWFRQRRSDGVDLSGIMVQEQAKLYHKALKLDYECDYSEGWLHRFKSRHGISMRKVCGEKRSANHEAADDYVDEFAKLVADENLSPQQVYNADETALYWRCTPRKTLSMEDEEAPTGFKQSKDRVTVLGCSNAAGTYRCKPLVIGKSKCPRALKGVKVYPVIYRANKNGWITTELMLEWFEKYFVAEARAHCTSVGLPEDCKILLILDNCSAHPRAELLRKNNVFTAYLPPNCTSLIQPQDQGILRSMKAKYRTLFMKRMLDVVNSGKPIESFIKDFNMKDVLWFVASAWENVNSLTLKNGWHKLWPAMVFENAPDEDPSIAFTGFRVANDDECVLELLEYAKTCTATAANNLSSRLNEENLAEWMEVDVETPVVRHCTDSEIIDMVLNPAKITESDDGDSEDENVIEIPTGIDKLIEMISELIKGLEQRNFVTEQELMHFHLMKEKLYRERSKLMKQPRLDVMFKKLCKNVPKSSTCSLASPIPPSSRSGPCSPDIPCATVPPEILLQDHADD; from the coding sequence atggcgtccgcaGACAGTTCAAGTGACAGTAGTGCTGCTATGCCTTCCAAGAACAGTGATGGTACAGGTATAAAGCGTAAACACAAGTCTATATCGGTGCAGGCAAAAGTTGAGATATTACGAAAACTGGACCGCGGTGTTTCAGTGAAGAAGCTGTGTGATACATACGGTCTCGGTTCCTCAACAGTGTATGACATAAAAAAACACAGGGAGAAAATATTACAGTTCTTTGCAGAAAGTCAATCTAAGAAGCAAATGAGCATTAGGAAAACTATGAAATCTGGTAAAAGCACTGAGCTTGATCGAGTGTTGTTGGAATGGTTTCGACAACGTCGGAGTGATGGTGTAGACTTGTCAGGCATCATGGTACAGGAACAAGCTAAGTTGTATCATAAAGCACTAAAACTTGACTATGAGTGTGATTACAGTGAAGGATGGCTGCATAGGTTTAAGTCACGTCATGGAATTTCGATGCGCAAAGTGTGTGGTGAAAAACGGTCTGCAAACCATGAAGCAGCTGATGACTATGTGGATGAGTTTGCAAAGCTTGTGGCTGATGAAAACCTCTCCCCCCAGCAAGTTTATAATGCCGATGAAACTGCACTGTATTGGCGATGTACCCCTAGGAAAACTTTATCAATGGAGGATGAAGAAGCCCCCACAGGGTTTAAACAATCTAAGGACAGAGTTACTGTCCTAGGTTGCTCCAATGCTGCCGGAACTTACCGATGCAAGCCACTAGTGATCGGAAAAAGTAAATGCCCTAGGGCTTTAAAAGGTGTTAAAGTGTATCCTGTAATTTATCGTGCAAATAAAAATGGATGGATTACCACCGAGTTAATGCTAGAGTGGTTTGAAAAGTATTTTGTGGCAGAAGCCAGAGCACACTGCACATCTGTAGGCCTACCAGAGGACTGCAAAATCCTTCTTATTCTGGACAACTGTTCAGCTCACCCTAGAGCTGAACTGCTGCGCAAGAATAACGTGTTTACAGCATACTTACCACCAAACTGTACATCTCTTATCCAACCACAAGATCAAGGAATATTGCGCTCTATGAAGGCCAAGTACCGTACACTTTTCATGAAACGCATGCTAGATGTGGTGAATTCAGGCAAGCCTATTGAGTCGTTTATCAAAGACTTTAACATGAAAGATGTACTTTGGTTTGTTGCTAGTGCCTGGGAGAATGTAAATTCGTTAACACTAAAGAATGGTTGGCATAAGTTGTGGCCTGCCATGGTGTTTGAAAATGCACCTGATGAAGATCCCAGTATTGCCTTCACAGGATTTCGTGTAGCAAATGATGATGAATGTGTTCTTGAGTTACTTGAATATGCAAAAACTTGTACTGCAACTGCTGCCAACAACCTATCAAGTAGGCTGAACGAAGAAAATCTGGCAGAGTGGATGGAGGTTGACGTTGAAACACCTGTTGTGCGTCACTGTACTGACTCTGAAATTATAGATATGGTTTTGAATCCTGCAAAAATCACTGAAAGTGACGATGGTGACAGTGAAGACGAAAATGTTATTGAAATCCCCACTGGTATTGACAAGCTGATTGAGATGATAAGTGAGCTAATCAAAGGACTAGAACAACGTAACTTTGTGACAGAACAAGAGCTAATGCATTTTCACTTGATGAAAGAAAAACTGTACAGGGAAAGGTCAAAACTTATGAAACAACCTCGCCTTGATGTCATGTTTAAGAAGCTATGCAAGAATGTGCCTAAGAGCAGTACCTGTTCTCTAGCATCTCCAATTCCTCCAAGTTCTAGATCAGGTCCCTGTTCCCCAGACATCCCATGTGCAACTGTCCCACCTGAAATACTTCTTCAAGACCACGCTGATGATTAG